From Brassica oleracea var. oleracea cultivar TO1000 chromosome C3, BOL, whole genome shotgun sequence, a single genomic window includes:
- the LOC106329651 gene encoding cardosin-F-like yields MTISLRFIIAAGLILFLVSRYATGQAMMRIPLKSTKTLWSKDDVTLTNVNDNTYFGQIMVGTPGQPFNVLFDTGSFDLWVPSLKWPKPGSKRYRSSASKTYKPNGKKAEIRYGTGSLKGFMSNDAVEIGGLRIKQQAFIEATEAPGRRIYERPWDGIFGLSGLSKSTITGARPVWRTMMDEGLVTKKVFSIWLRRYSDSAEDGGEIVFGGIDQEHFTGAHTYVDAEGPLNKFMMYSFFVGKIDTKVCSKGCKVVVDSGSTYIRGPPNLIVKINKQIGVAADCSNYDKLSEVISFTIAAKTFTLIPRDYIERKNGKCKSVFADAVTDFWQLGTPFIRAFHTVWDYQTPGTVKVGFAKSK; encoded by the exons ATGACTATTAGCTTAAGGTTTATTATAGCTGCTGGTCTTATTCTTTTCCTTGTCTCTCGATATGCTACAG GTCAAGCCATGATGAGAATCCCACTGAAAAGTACGAAAACTTTGTGGAGCAAGGACGATGTAACTTTAACAAATGTTAATGACAATACTTACTTCGGGCAAATTATGGTAGGAACTCCGGGTCAGCCTTTCAACGTGTTGTTTGACACCGGGAGTTTCGACCTGTGGGTTCCTTCTTTAAAATGGCCTAAACCGGGAAGCAAAAGGTATAGATCAAGCGCATCAAAAACTTATAAACCCAATG GGAAGAAAGCAGAAATCAGATACGGAACAGGTTCTCTGAAGGGGTTCATGAGCAACGATGCGGTAGAGATAGGCGGGTTACGCATCAAGCAGCAAGCATTCATCGAGGCAACTGAAGCTCCGGGTAGACGGATTTACGAAAGGCCATGGGATGGCATATTTGGACTTTCAGGCCTATCGAAATCGACCATCACAGGAGCTCGTCCCGTCTGGAGAACGATGATGGATGAAGGGTTGGTTACAAAGAAAGTGTTCTCGATATGGCTTCGACGGTACAGTGATTCTGCTGAAGATGGTGGGGAGATAGTATTTGGAGGTATAGACCAAGAGCACTTTACGGGAGCTCATACCTACGTTGATGCTGAAGGGCCGCTTAACAAATTTATGATGTACTCCTTTTTTGTGGGCAAAATTGACACAAAAGTTTGCTCCAAGGGATGCAAAGTTGTTGTGGACTCGGGGAGTACATACATTCGTGGTCCACCG AATTTGATCGTCAAGATTAATAAGCAAATCGGAGTAGCAGCAGACTGCTCTAATTATGACAAGCTGTCTGAAGTTATAAGTTTCACAATAGCTGCAAAGACTTTTACCCTCATACCACGCGAT TACATTGAGAGAAAGAATGGGAAATGCAAGAGTGTATTCGCGGATGCAGTAACTGATTTCTG GCAACTTGGCACGCCATTCATTCGAGCATTTCATACTGTTTGGGACTACCAGACTCCAGGAACTGTTAAAGTCGGATTCGCCAAGTCCAAATAA